Proteins from a genomic interval of Crassostrea angulata isolate pt1a10 chromosome 7, ASM2561291v2, whole genome shotgun sequence:
- the LOC128156572 gene encoding beta-hexosaminidase subunit alpha-like — MADHMVVRLTACFFWMFPLALEAKLTYIAIRLPLKGEQAAPGAPWPLPKTWTKSTTRLMVDPTNFRFTSSMTYCDIVTTAFDRYYRILQLEKASSLSGPEQVMTSLSVDIADKTCPGYPDPNMDESYNLTIGSTSRLTSATVWGALRGLETFSQLIYKEEEGHRLFVNKTQIIDQPRFHYRGIMLDTARHFLPMPILLKNLDAMAYNKFNVFHWHIVDDQSFPYESVEFPTLTEKGAYGPKLIYTQENVKHVIDEARLRGIRVIPEFDTPGHTQSWGKAFRSLLTPCWEDGKPGVAKPNFHGAYEMMDPSRDSTFTFMEKFIGEVVKVFPDQYLHLGMDESYPACWKSSPNITSFMKENNISTYVQLMELYVTKVLDIVERTNKSYVIWQDPIEDGTKAKPDTIVEVWRGNSTVPWQHYMTRIASEGYKTILSSCWYLNYISYGQDWRKYYQCEPQNFTGSAEQHSNVIGGEACVWAEYIDGTNILSTLWPRASAVAERLWSSRDVTDVESAKFRLDQQRCRMVRRGIPAKPILDGYCGDYEFGFPESMGIYKQETQEEHPNTSASSPVWSSSSLTFTLLLILAQKIVRIFYHL; from the exons ATGGCCGACCACATGGTCGTCCGTTTGACTGCATGCTTTTTCTGGATGTTTCCTCTCGCTCTCGAAGCTAAATTAACTTACATAGCTATACGACTTCCTCTAAAG GGTGAACAAGCAGCCCCCGGAGCTCCTTGGCCGTTACCGAAAACCTGGACCAAAAGTACCACACGACTGATGGTGGATCCTACAAACTTCCGGTTTACGTCATCTATGACGTATTGTGACATTGTGACAACAGCATTTGATCGCTATTATAGAATACTCCAATTGGAAAAGGCATCCTCGCTTTCAGGACCGGAACAGGTTATGACGTCACTGAGTGTAGATATCGCCGACAAAACATGTCCGGGATACCCCGACCCTAACATGGACGAATCAT acAACCTTACGATCGGCTCTACATCTCGTTTGACCTCAGCCACCGTGTGGGGCGCACTGAGAG GTTTAGAAACATTTAGCCAGTTGATTTACAAAGAAGAAGAGGGACACCGG ctatttgtaaacaaaacacagatTATTGACCAGCCTCGGTTTCACTACCGTGGAATCATGTTGGACACTGCTAGACATTTTCTTCCGATGCCGATTCTCTTAAAAAACCTG GATGCAATGGCGTACAACAAATTCAACGTGTTCCATTGGCATATAGTGGACGACCAGTCATTTCCGTACGAAAGTGTGGAATTTCCGACGTTGACAGAAAAG GGAGCGTATGGTCCGAAGCTTATTTACACGCAGGAAAATGTAAAGCATGTGATTGACGAGGCTAGGTTACGGGGAATCAGGGTCATTCCTGAGTTTGACACTCCTGGACACACACAGTCATGGGGAAAAGCGTTCAGAT CTCTATTAACGCCATGTTGGGAGGACGGCAAGCCGGGAGTTGCTAAGCCGAACTTTCATGGAGCGTACGAAATGATGGATCCCTCAAGGGACTCGACCTTTACTTTCATGGAGAAATTCATTGGGGAGGTTGTCAAGGTTTTTCCCGACCAATATCTCCATTTAGGAATGGATGAATCTTACCCGGCATGCTG GAAATCGAGTCCAAACATTACATCGTTCATGAAGGAGAACAACATCAGTACGTACGTCCAGCTGATGGAGTTATACGTCACCAAGGTGCTTGATATCGTGGAGAGGACCAACAAAAGCTACGTCATCTGGCAGGACCCCATAGAAGACGGGACTAAG GCTAAGCCTGACACTATTGTTGAAGTGTGGCGGGGAAACTCCACCGTCCCCTGGCAGCACTACATGACCCGGATCGCCAGTGAGGGCTACAAGACCATTCTCTCCTCCTGCTGGTACCTCAACTATATCAGCTACGGTCAGGACTGGAGAAAGTACTACCAGTGCGAACCCCAAAACTTTACAG GTAGCGCTGAACAACACAGCAATGTGATTGGAGGAGAGGCGTGTGTGTGGGCGGAATACATCGACGGCACCAACATCCTGTCCACGCTCTG GCCACGTGCGTCGGCTGTAGCAGAACGATTGTGGAGTAGCCGTGACGTCACAGACGTGGAAAGCGCGAAATTCAGGTTGGATCAGCAGAGATGTCGAATGGTGAG ACGGGGAATTCCCGCCAAGCCGATTCTGGACGGGTACTGTGGAGATTATGAATTCGGATTTCCGGAGAGTATGGGGATCTACAAACAGGAGACACAAGAGGAGCATCCCAATACATCGGCCAGTTCACCTGTCTGGTCGAGCTCCTCCTTAACGTTTACTCTTTTGCTGATTTTGGCACAGAAAATAGTCCGCATATTTTACCATTTGTAG
- the LOC128156573 gene encoding uncharacterized protein LOC128156573 has product MGFGVFCRCLWIIGLIQISDAQIRFRNPWINVVRRHSCSIVECNFGETCDLSYQNCRESGPCFLKEPSCVNVFDLPREGTCPDPRVNMIQQFSVDCFDDAGCDAPQICCHSFTGSYCWFPRTRQTVRSLIPRFTNRSVQRILENGTFVETPRDDGGDFFPPEPRFIGNLPVFQERPTETNGNDNTVFILRDPQLGNDRIISTVRGQDGNNVLRNGNSQFVNNRLLPAFRETQQDLNSGFSVFSDPPGGALNMINSIETRIPEEFTTVQASNLMVPQTNRQAIPFRSPNTALSILRNRGQNLGVNMFSNQSPAGIPILMESQPIGTTRTNIRTRPILFRQGTTL; this is encoded by the exons ATGGGGTTTGGTGTATTCTGTCGGTGCTTGTGG ATTATTGGTTTAATTCAAATTAGTGATGCGCAAATCCGTTTTCGAAATCCATGGATAAATGTTGTTCGCCGTCATTCATGTTCT ATCGTGGAGTGTAATTTCGGGGAGACCTGCGACCTTTCCTATCAGAACTGTAGGGAGTCAGGTCCATGTTTTCTGAAGGAGCCATCGTGTGTCAATG TGTTTGACCTTCCTAGAGAGGGCACCTGCCCTGACCCTCGGGTCAACATGATTCAGCAGTTTTCTGTCGACTGTTTTGACGATGCCGGATGTGACGCACCACAAATCTGCTGCCACAGCTTCACCGGAAGTTACTGCTGGTTTCCAAGAACGCGGCAAACCGTTCGATCCCTTATCCCGCGATTCACCAACCGAAGTGTACAGAGGATTCTAGAGAACGGAACATTCGTGGAGACGCCGCGCGACGACGGAGGTGACTTTTTCCCACCGGAACCACGTTTTATTGGAAACCTTCCCGTTTTTCAGGAGCGACCGACGGAAACAAATGGAAACGATAACACTGTGTTTATACTTAGAGATCCCCAGCTTGGGAACGATAGAATTATCTCCACAGTCAGGGGTCAAGACGGCAATAACGTTCTCAGAAACGGCAACTCTCAGTTCGTCAATAATCGACTTCTTCCGGCATTCCGCGAAACACAACAAGACCTTAACTCCGGTTTCTCCGTGTTTTCAGATCCACCAGGGGGCGCGCTGAATATGATCAACTCGATAGAGACGAGAATTCCGGAGGAATTTACCACTGTGCAGGCCAGTAACCTAATGGTTCCACAGACTAATAGACAGGCCATTCCATTCCGTTCGCCTAACACAGCACTCTCTATACTGAGGAATCGGGGACAGAATCTAGGAGTTAACATGTTCAGTAACCAGTCTCCGGCGGGTATACCCATCCTAATGGAGAGTCAACCTATTGGAACTACACGAACTAATATCAGAACCAGACCCATTTTATTCCGGCAAGGAACAACATTGTGA
- the LOC128156690 gene encoding uncharacterized protein LOC128156690, giving the protein MDTGRLGDVRRHENKNRKFMCILNHMVKSRWDIVADSLDREQNEMGVKLEKAGTLWRRKHVQQRVLQQCLKMRRESLVNSSACRYGSYGGKPLYAFSREMDKFITDNHPKKRRQRKVKQALLESIEHGKILPPDEIPKRMDKFFSSWKEKKAQESSKHTNFLLNLETGGKTFKNKSIPPIRGLVNNFHKFTLDDEEEDDVKSKESDVENKDVVLLEPEGKEKVELNKKDGTSSDKRRVLKLPPVQTSKAMISMSQA; this is encoded by the coding sequence ATGGACACCGGCCGTCTGGGGGATGTCCGGCGGCACGAAAACAAAAACCGGAAGTTCATGTGCATCCTTAATCACATGGTCAAATCAAGATGGGACATAGTTGCCGATAGCTTAGATCGAGAACAAAACGAGATGGGCGTGAAACTGGAAAAGGCGGGAACTCTGTGGCGCCGGAAGCACGTGCAGCAGAGAGTTCTGCAGCAGTGTCTGAAGATGAGGCGGGAAAGCTTGGTCAACAGCAGCGCGTGTCGATACGGCTCCTATGGTGGGAAACCGTTGTACGCATTCTCCCGAGAAATGGATAAATTTATAACAGACAATCACCCGAAAAAACGGCGGCAGCGAAAAGTGAAACAAGCACTGCTGGAGAGTATCGAACACGGCAAAATCCTGCCTCCAGACGAGATCCCAAAGAGAATGGACAAATTCTTCAGCAGTTGGAAGGAGAAGAAAGCTCAGGAATCGTCGAAACACACGAACTTTTTGTTGAACTTAGAGACTGGAGGAAAGACGTTCAAAAACAAATCAATTCCTCCCATTCGTGGTCTTGTTAATAACTTTCACAAATTTACACTTGACGACGAAGAAGAGGATGATGTCAAAAGTAAGGAGAGTGATGTGGAAAACAAGGATGTTGTTTTGCTTGAACCAGAGGGTAAGGAGAAAGtggaattaaacaaaaaagacgGAACAAGCAGTGACAAGCGGAGGGTGTTAAAACTACCACCCGTCCAAACCTCAAAAGCCATGATCTCAATGTCTCAAGCATAA